A stretch of the Lolium perenne isolate Kyuss_39 chromosome 3, Kyuss_2.0, whole genome shotgun sequence genome encodes the following:
- the LOC127344143 gene encoding probable glycerol-3-phosphate dehydrogenase [NAD(+)] 2, cytosolic, protein MGDGANGHAGNGAAEEKADELRRLLGKADGDPLRIVGVGAGAWGSVFCALLQDAYGHLRDKVQLRIWRRPGRAVDRATAGHLFDVINAREDVLRRLIRRCAYLKYVEARLGDRTLYADEILRDGFCLNMIDTPLCPLKVVTNLQEAVWDADIVVNGLPSTETRDVFGEIGRYWKERVNAPLIISLTKGIEASIDPVPRIITPTQMICNATKVPLDNVLYLGGPNIASEIYNKEYANARICGTDKWRKPLAKFLRQPHFIVWDNNDLITHEVMGGLKNVYAIGAGMVAALTNESATSKSVYFALCTSEMIYITHLLEEEPEKLAGPLLADTYVTLLKGRNAWYGHRLAKGELTLEMGDSIKGKGTIQGVSAVDAFYQLLSQDSLSVMHPEANKSVAPVEMCPILKTLYKILIKRELPTESILQAIRDESMSDPRERIEMAQGHSLYRPSILGQPNRDANA, encoded by the exons ATGGGCGACGGGGCGAACGGGCACGCCGGCAACGGCGCGGCGGAGGAGAAGGCGGACGAGCTGCGGCGGCTGCTGGGCAAAGCCGACGGCGACCCGCTCCGGATCGTGGGCGTCGGGGCGGGCGCCTGGGGCAGCGTCTTCTGCGCGCTGCTGCAGGACGCGTACGGCCACCTGCGCGACAAGGTGCAGCTCCGCATCTGGCGCCGCCCGGGCCGCGCGGTCGACCGCGCCACGGCCGGCCACCTCTTCGACGTCATCAACGCGCGCGAGGACGTGCTGCGCCGCCTCATCCGCCGCTGCGCCTACCTCAAGTACGTCGAGGCCAGGCTCGGGGACCGCACGCTCTACGCCGACGAGATCCTCAGGGACGGCTTCTGCCTCAACATGATCGACACCCCGCTCTGCCCGCTCAAGGTCGTCACCAACCTGCAGGAGGCCGTTTGGGATGCTGACATTGTTGTCAATGGATTGCCGTCCACGGAGACCAGGGATGTGTTTGGGGAGATTGGGAGGTACTGGAAGGAGAGGGTCAATGCCCCCCTCATCATCTCGCTCACCAAGGGGATTGAGGCCTCCATAGATCCCGTGCCCAGGATCATCACGCCCACGCAGATGATCTGCAATGCAA CTAAGGTTCCATTGGACAATGTTCTATATCTTGGTGGCCCTAACATTGCTTCGGAAATATATAATAAAGAATACGCAAACGCTCGTATCTGTGGAACTGACAAATGGAGGAAACCTCTTGCTAAATTTTTGAGGCAGCCTCATTTTATCGTGTGGGATAATAATGATCTCATCACTCATGAGGTCATGGGAGGTTTGAAAAATGTGTACGCCATTGGTGCTG GTATGGTGGCAGCACTAACCAATGAGAGTGCAACCAGCAAGTCTGTTTACTTTGCACTTTGCACATCTGAAATGATCTACATCACCCACCTTCTGGAAGAAGAACCAGAAAAACTTGCTGGGCCATTATTAGCTGACACTTATGTCACATTGTTGAAAGGTCGCAATGCTTGGTATGGGCACAGGTTAGCTAAAGGGGAACTGACTCTGGAAATGGGTGATAGCATAAAAGGCAAAGGGACAATACAG GGTGTCTCTGCAGTTGATGCATTTTATCAACTTCTCAGTCAGGATAGTTTGAGTGTAATGCATCCAGAAGCTAACAAATCTGTTGCGCCGGTTGAGATGTGCCCCATCTTGAAAACCCTTTATAAAATTCTGATTAAGAG GGAACTTCCTACTGAGTCGATTCTTCAGGCTATAAGAGACGAGTCAATGTCTGATCCACGCGAAAGGATTGAGATGGCGCAGGGCCACTCACTTTACCGACCATCTATTCTTGGTCAACCAAACCGAGATGCAAACGCCTAG